One genomic segment of Coffea arabica cultivar ET-39 chromosome 6e, Coffea Arabica ET-39 HiFi, whole genome shotgun sequence includes these proteins:
- the LOC113696731 gene encoding protein FAR1-RELATED SEQUENCE 5-like translates to MAAALSLVMSQTFHGLCTFHIRRNFMKHLGNHYKKNSDLPYMFDACMYEIEEVEQFNRVWEAMVKKYNLENNEWLFGLYRIRDKWARCMMKERWTVGIRNTRLSESLNVAIKNHLKLDHDLVQFFRHFNQVVDEKRHNKLIAEYEMRQKLPMVGLRQTPMLVHASETYGYIEITRRRDVCEFAVMRYDGGPERIVVFNRNDLSVCCSCKKYENEGILCGHALKVFDIVGIKTIPPEYVKRRWTKRARAGDCFDR, encoded by the exons ATGGCAGCTGCTCTTTCACTTGTCATGTCCCAAACGTTTCACGGTCTATGTACGTTTCACATAAGGCGTAATTTTATGAAACATCTTGGCAATCACTATAAGAAAAATAGTGACCTTCCATACATGTTTGATGCCTGCATGTATGAGATTGAAGAAGTGGAACAATTCAATAGGGTGTGGGAGGCGATGGTGAAGAAATACAatcttgaaaataatgaatggCTTTTCGGACTGTACCGAATTCGTGATAAATGGGCAAGGTGCATGATGAAAGAAAGATGGACCGTGGGAATACGAAACACCCGACTTAGCGAAAGCCTAAATGTAGCaattaaaaatcatttgaaactgGATCACGACCTTGTACAGTTCTTTAGACATTTCAATCAGGTAGTTGATGAAAAGAGACATAATAAACTCATCGCAGAATATGAAATGAGGCAAAAGCTCCCCATGGTAGGGTTGAGGCAAACACCTATGCTTGTGCATGCATCAGAGAC CTATGGTTATATTGAGATAACAAGGCGCAGGGATGTTTGTGAGTTTGCGGTCATGAGGTATGATGGAGGACCTGAAAGAATAGTGGTATTCAATCGGAATGATCTAAGTGTATGCTGTAGTTGCAAAAAATACGAGAATGAAGGAATTTTGTGTGGGCACGCGTTGAAGGTGTTTGATATTGTGGGCATAAAAACAATTCCTCCTGAATACGTTAAGAGACGATGGACAAAAAGAGCTCGGGCAGGAGACTGTTTTGATCGGTGA